AGAGTTCCGCTGCCCCGGCGGCGCCGCGGCGATCCTCGGCGGTTTCCAGTCCATGGGCCCATGGGCGGAATCGCAGGCGGAAAGCGGCAAGGCGAAGTTCCGGATCGCCGCCGGGATAGCCGATGATGTCAAGGCTTTCGGCCAATGGGCGGTCGGGGCCGTCATCCGGCCAGAGGGCAAGCCCCTCGTGGGCAAGACGTTGCCAGTCGAACCGGGGACCGGGGTCGATCTTGCGGCCGGGTGCCATGTCGGAATGGCCGATCACCGAATCCGGGCCGATCCGCCAGCGCGCCATGATCCCGCGAAGCAGATCGGTCAGGGCATCCATCTGCCGGGCGGTGAAAGGGCGGTCTCCGGGATTGGCGATCTCGATCCCGATACTGCGGGAATTCACATCCTCGCGCCCCTGCCACGCCCCCGCCCCGGCATGCCATGCGCGGCGATCCTCGGACACCAGCGCCTCGGCACCGCCATCCTCGCCGATCAGCCAATGCGCGCTGACCTCGGCCTGGGCATCGCATAGGCGGGCACGGGCAGAAGGCGCATCGCTCATGCCGGTATAGTGCAACACGATCAATTCGGGACGATAGCCGCGCCTGTCGCCGTGATTGGGGCTTGGATAAGCGCCGTCAGTCAAAGCTGCGATTTACGGAAGGGCGCAGGATCCCACCCGCAGACAAAGCCGTCGCCATCCGGGTCCATGCCGCGCGGATCGCGCTGCGGCCCGCCGGCGGCGAGGAAAGCTGTCTGGGCGGCATCCGTCGATTCGTAGCTGGCGCATGCCTGGGCAGCTTGCGCAGATGATCCGGCGTTACGGGAATAGGCTGCGGTGCCCGGCTGATGATCCGCCTCAAACGCATAGCGCACCAGGGCCGGGGTAGAGCCCGGATAGGGTCCGGATTCAGTCTTGGGCAGCATGTCGTCCGGCACGATCCGGACCGGCGCATTCCCATCGGTCCGGGAGCCCGAGCGAACCCCCATCGTTGCCGGCGCCGGCACCGGCGAGCGTCCGGCGATCGCCTCGGCCGTCGGCGCCTTGGCGGGGCGGGCGACCGGGATAGTCTGCGGGGACTCCTTGTCCGAGACCAGCGCGGCCTCGCGCTCGGCACGGTATTCGCCATAGGGGCCCGCGCCGAACTGATAATTCGGGTTCCAGCCCCGATGCTCACCACAGCTGGCTAGCGCCAGCACCGAAATCACCAACCAGCCGCGCATTGTGCCTCCGTCAGATATCTATGTCGTCCGCAACCTACCACCAGCGTTCCGGCTTGGCCACA
This region of Paracoccus saliphilus genomic DNA includes:
- a CDS encoding N-acetylmuramoyl-L-alanine amidase: MSDAPSARARLCDAQAEVSAHWLIGEDGGAEALVSEDRRAWHAGAGAWQGREDVNSRSIGIEIANPGDRPFTARQMDALTDLLRGIMARWRIGPDSVIGHSDMAPGRKIDPGPRFDWQRLAHEGLALWPDDGPDRPLAESLDIIGYPGGDPELRLAAFRLRFRPWAHGLETAEDRRGAAGAAELYQRERKHAG